One window of Mangrovibacterium diazotrophicum genomic DNA carries:
- a CDS encoding ATP-binding protein codes for MKKSIRIKSNYIYLREVEDFIEDFIDNCNIDHKRIPFITLGVCESVNNAINHGNKCDEGKFVTLFAELTHESVLFEVHDEGEGFDYTQIPDPTSKENIKAEGGRGLFIIHNLVDQVSFKNNGSVIQLKFNIDRAHSILS; via the coding sequence TTGAAAAAGTCTATTCGTATAAAGTCAAATTACATTTATCTTAGGGAGGTCGAAGATTTCATCGAAGACTTTATAGATAATTGCAATATCGATCACAAAAGGATTCCCTTTATTACTTTGGGAGTTTGTGAATCGGTGAATAATGCAATTAACCATGGGAATAAGTGCGACGAAGGCAAATTCGTGACGTTGTTCGCTGAATTGACACATGAGTCAGTTTTGTTCGAGGTGCACGACGAAGGAGAAGGTTTTGATTATACGCAAATTCCGGACCCTACATCCAAGGAGAATATCAAGGCCGAGGGTGGGAGAGGGCTTTTCATCATACACAACCTGGTTGACCAGGTATCTTTTAAAAACAACGGTTCCGTCATTCAATTAAAATTCAATATCGATCGTGCCCATTCTATTTTATCATGA
- the mnmG gene encoding tRNA uridine-5-carboxymethylaminomethyl(34) synthesis enzyme MnmG encodes MLPFYDVIVVGGGHAGCEAAAAAANLGSKTLLITMDMGKYAQMSCNPAIGGIAKGQIVREIDALGGYTGIITDRTSIQFRMLNRSKGPAMWSPRAQSDRMRFSEEWRNELEKIENLDLWQDAVIHLLLEDGVVKGVKTKIGVEFKSKTVVLTNGTFLNGLMHIGRAQMEGGRIGESASYFISDQLAEAGFVTGRLKTGTPVRIDGRTIDFSKLTEQEGDKEHYKFSYLPYEKSELTQRSCWITYTNEEVHKTLEVGFEDSPMYNGTIKGSGPRYCPSIESKIVTFAEKLQHQLFLEPEGETTVEYYLNGFSSSLPWDVQYKAMQLIPGLENAKIFRPGYAIEYDYFDPTQLYHTLETKMISNLFFAGQINGTTGYEEAAAQGLMAGINAHQNAHDLGDFVLNRDEAYIGVLVDDLVTKGVDEPYRMFTSRAEYRILLRQDDADSRLTPKGFELGLAKQERMDLLQEKLKFRDEIVEFVSNFSIKPQYINELLEAKNTSPLKQGVKLKDVISRPQISIFDVIEPVVPFQKFLKNIPQDRYEEIVQSAEILIKYSGYIEREKQMADKFKRLENINIEDKFDYESIHTISTEARQKLTKIKPQTIGQASRISGVSPADINVLLIMLGR; translated from the coding sequence ATGTTACCATTTTATGATGTCATTGTAGTAGGAGGAGGGCATGCCGGTTGTGAGGCTGCAGCTGCAGCTGCCAATTTGGGATCGAAGACTTTGCTCATCACAATGGATATGGGTAAATATGCCCAGATGTCCTGCAATCCCGCCATTGGTGGAATTGCAAAAGGACAAATTGTACGCGAAATTGATGCTTTAGGAGGATACACCGGTATAATTACCGACCGTACTTCCATTCAGTTTCGCATGCTGAACCGCTCGAAAGGACCAGCTATGTGGAGTCCGCGCGCTCAAAGTGACCGTATGCGTTTCTCGGAAGAGTGGCGTAACGAGCTGGAAAAAATTGAAAATCTTGATCTTTGGCAGGACGCGGTTATCCACCTATTGTTGGAAGACGGTGTTGTAAAAGGGGTCAAAACGAAGATTGGCGTTGAGTTCAAATCGAAGACTGTGGTGCTAACGAACGGTACTTTTTTGAACGGTTTAATGCATATCGGACGTGCTCAGATGGAGGGTGGTCGGATAGGGGAGTCTGCTTCCTATTTCATCAGCGACCAATTGGCAGAAGCAGGTTTTGTAACCGGTCGTTTGAAGACAGGAACACCCGTTCGGATCGATGGTCGTACTATTGATTTTTCGAAGTTAACAGAGCAGGAAGGAGATAAAGAACACTATAAATTTTCGTACTTACCCTACGAGAAATCAGAGCTGACACAGCGTAGTTGTTGGATCACTTATACGAACGAAGAGGTTCACAAAACACTAGAAGTTGGCTTTGAAGATTCTCCAATGTACAACGGCACTATTAAGGGTTCTGGTCCCAGATATTGCCCTAGTATTGAATCAAAAATTGTGACTTTTGCTGAAAAATTGCAGCATCAGTTGTTCCTCGAACCAGAGGGTGAGACAACGGTTGAGTACTATTTGAACGGTTTTTCGTCGTCTCTGCCATGGGATGTTCAGTATAAAGCGATGCAATTGATTCCTGGATTGGAAAATGCTAAGATTTTCAGACCTGGTTACGCCATTGAATACGACTATTTCGACCCGACTCAGTTGTATCATACCCTGGAAACGAAAATGATTTCTAACCTGTTTTTTGCGGGTCAAATTAACGGTACTACAGGCTATGAGGAAGCAGCAGCGCAAGGTTTGATGGCCGGTATTAATGCGCATCAAAATGCGCATGATTTGGGTGATTTTGTATTGAATCGGGATGAAGCTTATATTGGGGTTTTGGTAGATGACTTGGTTACAAAAGGGGTAGACGAGCCCTATCGTATGTTTACTTCGCGAGCAGAATATCGCATTCTTTTGCGGCAGGATGATGCGGATTCTCGACTAACTCCGAAAGGATTTGAGCTTGGTTTAGCCAAGCAGGAACGCATGGATTTGCTTCAGGAGAAGTTGAAATTTAGAGACGAAATAGTAGAGTTTGTTTCTAACTTCTCAATCAAACCGCAATACATCAATGAGCTTTTAGAGGCTAAAAATACCTCTCCGTTGAAGCAAGGAGTAAAGTTAAAAGATGTCATTTCTCGTCCTCAAATTTCTATTTTTGATGTCATCGAACCAGTCGTTCCATTTCAGAAGTTTTTAAAGAATATACCTCAGGATAGGTATGAAGAGATCGTTCAGTCAGCTGAAATTTTGATCAAATATTCGGGTTATATTGAACGTGAAAAACAGATGGCTGATAAGTTTAAAAGGCTTGAGAATATCAATATCGAAGACAAATTTGATTACGAAAGTATACACACTATATCTACCGAGGCACGACAAAAATTGACTAAAATTAAGCCTCAAACAATCGGCCAGGCTAGTCGTATTTCAGGTGTTAGTCCGGCAGATATTAATGTTCTTTTGATCATGTTAGGTCGCTAA
- a CDS encoding adenine phosphoribosyltransferase: MKNKNMDLKKYIREIQDYPIEGINFKDITTLLKDEKAFRQVVEEISSYFANKGITKIVSLESRGFIVGGAVAYCINAGFVPIRKKGKLPSKTVKESYELEYGTDTIEMHEDALSEDDVVLIHDDLLATGGTALAALKLVQQMNVKKVYFSFICDLKFIENGNKDILSQYETHSLVEY, from the coding sequence ATGAAAAATAAAAATATGGATTTGAAAAAATATATCCGCGAAATTCAGGATTATCCGATTGAGGGAATCAATTTTAAGGATATTACAACACTACTGAAGGATGAAAAAGCCTTTCGCCAGGTTGTAGAAGAGATTAGTTCTTATTTCGCAAATAAAGGAATTACAAAGATTGTATCCCTGGAATCCCGTGGATTTATTGTTGGTGGGGCAGTAGCATATTGCATTAATGCCGGCTTTGTACCTATTCGTAAGAAGGGAAAACTGCCATCGAAAACGGTGAAGGAATCCTATGAATTGGAGTACGGAACCGACACGATCGAGATGCACGAAGATGCACTTTCGGAAGATGATGTCGTGTTGATTCATGACGATTTGTTAGCTACCGGAGGGACAGCTTTGGCAGCACTGAAGTTGGTGCAGCAAATGAATGTGAAGAAAGTTTATTTCTCTTTTATTTGCGATTTGAAGTTTATCGAAAACGGAAATAAGGATATTTTGTCGCAGTACGAAACCCATAGTTTGGTCGAATATTGA
- a CDS encoding exodeoxyribonuclease III, which produces MKRILSYNVNGIRAAIKKDFLGWLKQEDPDIICLQEIKALPGQMNESDFEALGYHFYSFSAARPGYSGVAILSKEPAFHVEKGIGNEKYDVEGRVIRADFSGFSVLSAYFPSGTTGGPRQDYKMDFLADFTAYLNELRDSLPNLVISGDYNICRLWIDIHNPEKQQNTSGFLPEEREWFQQFVELGYVDSFREIVSEPDQYSWWSYRAGSRARNKGWRIDYNMVTEPLKEKIKAAGILPEVVHSDHCPVWLELDV; this is translated from the coding sequence GTGAAACGTATTCTATCCTATAATGTTAATGGCATTCGCGCTGCGATAAAGAAAGATTTTTTGGGTTGGTTAAAGCAGGAAGATCCGGATATCATCTGTTTGCAAGAGATTAAAGCGCTACCCGGTCAGATGAATGAGTCTGATTTTGAGGCGTTAGGTTATCATTTTTACAGTTTTTCAGCGGCAAGGCCTGGCTACAGCGGTGTAGCGATTTTGAGTAAAGAACCTGCATTTCACGTGGAAAAGGGAATTGGCAATGAGAAGTATGACGTGGAGGGAAGGGTTATTAGAGCTGATTTTAGCGGTTTTTCGGTGCTTAGCGCCTATTTCCCCTCGGGAACGACTGGAGGGCCCAGACAGGACTATAAAATGGATTTTTTAGCTGATTTCACGGCTTATTTAAATGAGTTGCGTGATAGCTTACCAAATTTAGTAATTTCGGGCGATTATAATATTTGCCGCCTTTGGATCGACATTCACAACCCGGAAAAGCAGCAAAATACCTCTGGATTCCTGCCGGAAGAGCGAGAGTGGTTTCAGCAATTTGTGGAGTTGGGCTACGTCGATTCGTTTCGCGAGATTGTTTCCGAGCCTGATCAGTATTCCTGGTGGAGTTACCGAGCGGGCTCCAGAGCCCGAAACAAAGGCTGGCGGATTGATTATAACATGGTAACAGAACCATTGAAAGAAAAAATAAAAGCAGCGGGTATATTGCCGGAAGTTGTCCATTCGGATCACTGTCCGGTATGGCTTGAGCTGGATGTCTAG
- the ybeY gene encoding rRNA maturation RNase YbeY: MERRKIKTWISSVIASENKKIGSINFIFCSDEYLLQVNKQYLDHDYFTDIITFDYVEGKLISGDIFVSVDRVSENADKFQVSFDEELRRILVHGVLHLLGYPDKEPEQKKVMTQKEDHYLATF, from the coding sequence TTGGAAAGAAGAAAAATCAAAACTTGGATTTCTTCTGTTATTGCTTCAGAAAATAAAAAAATCGGGTCTATCAACTTTATCTTTTGCAGCGACGAGTATCTGCTTCAGGTTAATAAACAGTACCTGGATCACGATTACTTTACGGATATAATTACGTTTGATTATGTAGAAGGAAAGCTTATTTCCGGCGATATTTTCGTTAGTGTAGACCGGGTTTCTGAGAACGCCGACAAGTTTCAGGTTTCTTTTGACGAGGAGTTAAGACGCATACTAGTTCATGGTGTTTTGCACCTTTTGGGTTACCCCGATAAGGAGCCCGAACAGAAGAAGGTGATGACCCAAAAAGAGGATCATTATTTGGCAACTTTCTAA
- the uvrC gene encoding excinuclease ABC subunit UvrC, protein MKYSSVNSRADHLKKLVSVLPDQPGIYQYFDNTGKIIYVGKAKNLKKRVSSYFSKNHENRKTALLVRNIYDIKHLVVETEQDALLLENNLIKKYQPRYNIRLKDDKTYPWIVVKNEAFPRVFQTRNVVRDGSTYFGPYTSVIAVRTLLDLFRRLYKLRNCNLNLQKDNVDAGKYKVCLEYHIGNCLGPCEGNQTEHEYFKYIEEIKDILKGNIAGVIKYLREMMKEFASNYQFEEANQVKEKLDILEKFQNRSTVVSATITDVDVFGIEVVEKSAFVNYLKVINGAIVQTYTTEIKKALDESAEELLEYAIVDIRQKIFSNAKELLVSFKPDIQLDGVEFKVPVRGDKKKLMDLSVRNAKYYRLEKEKQFALSKPATSTNRILETMKKDLQLKDLPVQIECFDNSNLQGTNPVAACVVFKNAKPAKKEYRHFNVKTVEGPNDFASMEEIVYRRYKRQLDENKTLPNLIIIDGGKGQLGAALNALEKLDLRGKVPIIGIAKKLEEIFFPGDSVPLYLDKNSETLKVIQQARDEAHRFGITFHRQKRSKNFIQSELSNIPGIGEKTVQHLLRKFKSLENLKKQAYGTISAEIGDSRTTKIFDHFGLKR, encoded by the coding sequence TTGAAATATTCGAGTGTAAATAGTCGCGCAGATCATCTGAAAAAGTTGGTTTCGGTGTTGCCGGATCAGCCGGGAATTTACCAGTATTTTGACAATACGGGGAAGATTATTTATGTGGGAAAAGCGAAGAATTTGAAGAAACGGGTGTCTTCCTATTTTAGCAAAAATCATGAAAATCGGAAGACAGCTTTGTTGGTTCGAAATATTTACGACATCAAACATCTGGTGGTGGAGACGGAACAAGATGCGCTTCTTCTCGAAAATAACCTCATTAAAAAATATCAACCTCGGTATAATATTCGGTTGAAAGACGACAAAACTTATCCTTGGATTGTTGTCAAAAATGAAGCTTTTCCACGCGTCTTTCAAACCCGAAATGTAGTTCGCGATGGCTCCACTTATTTTGGTCCTTACACTTCGGTGATTGCTGTTCGTACTCTGCTCGATCTTTTCCGTCGATTGTATAAACTGCGCAATTGTAATTTGAATTTGCAAAAGGATAATGTGGATGCCGGCAAATATAAAGTGTGTTTGGAGTATCATATCGGAAATTGTTTGGGGCCTTGCGAAGGAAATCAAACGGAGCATGAGTATTTTAAATACATTGAAGAAATCAAAGATATTTTAAAAGGAAATATCGCGGGTGTGATTAAATACCTTCGGGAAATGATGAAGGAATTTGCTTCGAATTACCAATTCGAGGAGGCGAACCAGGTAAAGGAAAAGCTGGATATTTTGGAGAAATTTCAAAATCGCTCGACGGTGGTTAGTGCGACGATTACCGATGTTGATGTGTTCGGGATTGAAGTGGTGGAGAAATCGGCTTTTGTAAATTACCTGAAAGTGATCAATGGCGCAATTGTTCAAACGTACACAACCGAGATAAAAAAAGCGTTGGACGAATCGGCTGAAGAATTACTTGAATATGCGATCGTGGACATTCGCCAAAAAATTTTCAGTAATGCGAAAGAGTTGCTGGTTTCTTTCAAACCCGATATTCAATTGGATGGGGTAGAGTTTAAAGTACCTGTTCGAGGGGATAAAAAGAAATTGATGGATCTTTCAGTTCGTAATGCAAAATATTATCGACTGGAAAAGGAAAAGCAATTTGCGCTTTCGAAGCCGGCAACGAGCACAAACCGAATTTTAGAGACGATGAAGAAGGATCTTCAGTTGAAAGATCTTCCTGTTCAGATCGAATGTTTCGATAACTCAAATTTACAGGGAACAAATCCGGTTGCTGCCTGTGTTGTTTTTAAAAATGCAAAACCCGCCAAAAAAGAGTATCGCCATTTCAATGTAAAAACAGTAGAAGGGCCGAATGACTTTGCCTCGATGGAGGAAATTGTTTACCGACGTTACAAACGCCAATTGGACGAAAATAAAACATTGCCGAATTTGATAATCATCGATGGGGGAAAGGGGCAATTGGGTGCTGCTTTAAATGCGCTCGAAAAATTGGATTTGCGGGGGAAGGTTCCGATTATTGGAATCGCAAAAAAATTGGAAGAAATATTTTTCCCGGGAGATTCGGTTCCGTTGTATCTCGACAAAAATTCAGAAACCCTAAAAGTGATTCAGCAAGCGCGAGATGAAGCACACCGTTTCGGAATTACTTTCCATCGACAGAAACGATCAAAGAATTTTATTCAATCGGAGTTAAGTAATATTCCCGGAATTGGAGAAAAGACCGTTCAACACCTTTTGCGAAAATTTAAGAGCCTTGAGAATCTTAAAAAACAGGCCTACGGTACGATCTCCGCTGAAATAGGCGATTCTCGTACGACTAAAATTTTCGATCATTTTGGCTTAAAACGCTGA
- a CDS encoding DUF4421 family protein has product MKRGLVILALLCAGKFVSGQDLGEKKTPKFDSNYIDSYYDDVVVRLYTADKGNHVYFSDRANNIGIRYRSNDSFKLGVGVNYKWFGLKVGADLPFSHSNPDIYGKSSSFGLQSYIIARPFILDVVALRTTGYYLTLHGKNANQFDADASGVYHVNRGLKTSNLGVNFIYVLNSKRFSYKAAFNQTDLQKKSAGSLIWGCGLSSFKIENGEAIIPSEFTEQYFKDWDGLMNFHSYSISGSLGYAYSLVPFKYAILTASTSAKFGVRYNQLAFTDENDISQTKPGLGGEVRLSGGYHFPWFYFGASFVQTQFNSDVRFNSLQIANGTSFLEFTISKRIKL; this is encoded by the coding sequence ATGAAAAGGGGATTGGTGATTCTTGCACTTCTTTGTGCTGGAAAATTTGTTAGCGGGCAAGACTTGGGGGAAAAGAAAACGCCCAAATTTGATTCGAATTACATTGATTCGTATTATGATGATGTGGTTGTTCGCTTGTACACGGCGGACAAAGGAAATCACGTCTATTTCAGTGATCGGGCCAATAATATCGGAATTCGCTATCGATCAAACGATTCCTTTAAACTGGGTGTCGGTGTAAACTACAAATGGTTTGGGTTGAAGGTCGGAGCTGACTTACCCTTTTCACATAGCAATCCGGATATTTACGGAAAGTCGTCCAGTTTTGGCTTGCAAAGTTACATCATTGCCCGGCCCTTCATTTTGGATGTTGTTGCTTTGCGTACAACGGGTTATTACCTCACTTTACATGGTAAGAACGCGAATCAGTTTGACGCTGACGCCTCTGGTGTCTATCACGTAAATAGAGGGCTAAAAACGAGTAATTTGGGCGTCAACTTCATTTACGTTTTAAATTCAAAGCGATTTTCCTATAAGGCAGCTTTCAACCAGACGGATTTACAAAAGAAAAGCGCCGGTTCTCTGATTTGGGGCTGCGGTCTTTCATCCTTTAAAATTGAAAACGGAGAGGCGATTATCCCGTCTGAGTTCACAGAGCAGTATTTCAAAGATTGGGATGGATTGATGAATTTCCATTCCTACTCGATCTCCGGTAGTTTGGGCTATGCCTATTCGCTGGTTCCTTTCAAATATGCAATTTTAACAGCTTCAACTTCTGCTAAATTCGGCGTTCGTTACAACCAGTTAGCCTTTACTGACGAAAACGACATTTCGCAAACGAAGCCCGGTTTAGGGGGTGAAGTGAGATTATCCGGGGGTTATCACTTCCCTTGGTTTTACTTCGGCGCCTCTTTCGTGCAAACACAGTTCAACTCGGATGTGCGGTTTAATTCGTTGCAAATTGCCAATGGCACCAGTTTTCTGGAGTTCACGATAAGCAAAAGGATCAAACTCTAG
- a CDS encoding DUF4175 family protein, with the protein MNIIELGQMDDSNSLVASSIDQKIASLSPFDFRNYFHFRLIRRNSIFLVSSLILLVVFSFAFPGMVSTAGFRLAHFNQVFLKPAPFDFVLLNSNIRVKKGTSIELKVKCVGADSPGNLYVNIGGSNFIMSSADSVFSYRLEHVQNSFPVFFTDLRFSSDRYFVEAVPDPLLLSYKVEVNAPSYTNLPKEEYDDVGNLKVPFGSEIKWKFNCADTDSLFLKIGGELFAAAKNGDSFDFSYKCLKDTKYSVLLSNQFEDRKELISFDIQLVPDLFPDITVVQQQDSVFLSRFYFKGEIVDDYGFHDLYFNIKNIDLDSVFTLPVVPGLNVQDFYYYVDFKDYNSLGISFSYYFTVRDNDYFHSYKQSTSDVFNFQFPDRRELEAANDTFFNDIEDLIGQSKSMVDDINRDLNNLNYRRISGDINDWENQQLMQNIQDKRSKLEETLKQLQDKNAQMNNMNDSFGNQQEALAEKQKQIQQLLDEIMTDELKQLFDELNELADNFNQDRFNEMMDRLDFPMEDLSKQLDRNLEMLKKLKIEQKLTNIASELNGIADKEKVNLEFLEEKDFTQLSEKESSNSEGIEELAKELENVFEMNQQLEKKMNLFPVDKELDNIQLNYKEIQKNIQDKRRNKLQDQLPQNEDAIRGVAFAVNQMLQNNEMQQNGENLANLKQILKNLIYVSLDQEEVLNLTVDLDVNDPLLGVVQNRQDLLLEQSKVIEDSLYALASRTPAVNSKISSELLKIDYSIHQTINDLKEGLINNVPKLQQNTITAYNELALLLNEALENIEKAMANAMPGDQECDKPGQGGKSSMKKLQDAQQSLKDQLQRMIEGLKNGENGQLDQQIGKSLIQQEMMKQMISDLMMDDGIGSSAKEQLRVIEQLIEQNRLDLIQKNISDNMIARQNLILDRLLKAEKSERERDLDDQRESKTADQIFYSNPELIFEYNPKEKNNLDGIMYNDFRLRKFYEEKFRSYINKVNQKD; encoded by the coding sequence GTGAATATTATTGAATTGGGTCAAATGGACGATAGTAACTCGTTGGTAGCATCCAGTATCGATCAGAAGATAGCGAGCTTATCGCCGTTTGATTTTCGGAATTATTTCCATTTTAGGTTAATTCGCAGGAATAGTATCTTTTTAGTTTCTTCTTTGATACTTCTGGTCGTTTTCAGTTTTGCTTTTCCAGGTATGGTTTCAACAGCTGGGTTTCGCTTGGCTCACTTTAATCAGGTTTTTCTGAAGCCAGCGCCATTTGATTTTGTTTTATTAAACTCGAATATCAGGGTTAAAAAGGGTACCTCAATCGAATTGAAAGTTAAATGTGTAGGCGCAGATTCTCCCGGTAATTTGTATGTGAATATCGGTGGAAGTAATTTCATCATGTCATCTGCTGATTCTGTATTCAGTTATCGTCTGGAGCATGTTCAAAATTCTTTTCCTGTGTTTTTCACTGACCTCCGATTTTCTTCTGATCGTTATTTTGTCGAAGCCGTACCGGATCCGTTGCTTCTATCTTACAAGGTTGAAGTTAACGCACCTAGCTATACGAATTTACCGAAAGAAGAGTATGATGACGTCGGGAATCTTAAAGTGCCATTTGGCAGCGAAATTAAATGGAAATTCAATTGTGCTGATACAGATTCTTTATTCTTAAAGATAGGGGGTGAATTGTTTGCAGCTGCTAAGAATGGTGATTCTTTCGATTTCAGCTATAAGTGTTTAAAGGATACGAAGTACAGTGTGTTACTCTCTAATCAATTTGAAGATCGAAAAGAACTAATTAGTTTCGATATACAGCTAGTACCCGATCTTTTCCCCGATATCACGGTGGTTCAACAGCAGGACTCTGTCTTTTTAAGTCGGTTTTATTTTAAAGGCGAGATCGTCGACGACTATGGTTTTCATGATCTGTACTTCAACATTAAAAATATTGATTTAGACAGTGTTTTTACCCTGCCTGTCGTGCCTGGTTTAAACGTTCAGGATTTCTACTATTACGTTGACTTCAAAGACTACAATAGTTTGGGTATTTCTTTCAGCTACTACTTTACGGTGAGAGACAATGATTATTTCCATAGTTACAAACAAAGTACTTCGGATGTTTTCAATTTTCAATTTCCTGATCGGAGGGAACTGGAGGCTGCAAATGATACATTCTTCAATGATATTGAGGATCTTATCGGTCAAAGTAAATCAATGGTTGATGATATTAACAGAGATTTAAATAATTTAAATTATCGTCGTATTTCCGGTGATATAAACGATTGGGAGAATCAACAGTTAATGCAGAATATTCAGGATAAACGCTCGAAACTTGAGGAAACATTAAAACAACTTCAAGACAAGAATGCGCAGATGAATAATATGAACGATTCTTTTGGTAATCAGCAGGAAGCGTTGGCGGAGAAACAAAAGCAGATTCAACAATTGCTTGATGAAATTATGACGGATGAATTGAAACAGTTATTTGATGAGCTCAATGAATTGGCTGATAATTTCAATCAGGATCGTTTTAATGAAATGATGGATCGTCTGGATTTCCCTATGGAGGATCTGTCGAAGCAATTGGATCGGAACCTTGAGATGCTGAAGAAACTTAAGATTGAGCAAAAGTTAACTAATATCGCCAGTGAATTGAATGGTATTGCTGATAAAGAAAAAGTAAATTTAGAGTTTCTTGAGGAAAAGGATTTTACTCAACTGTCAGAAAAAGAGTCGAGTAATAGTGAGGGAATTGAAGAATTAGCGAAAGAGTTGGAAAATGTTTTCGAGATGAATCAGCAACTGGAAAAGAAAATGAATTTGTTTCCGGTTGATAAAGAATTAGATAATATTCAGCTGAATTACAAGGAGATACAGAAAAATATTCAAGATAAGCGTCGCAATAAACTACAAGATCAATTGCCTCAAAACGAGGATGCTATCCGTGGTGTTGCATTCGCTGTCAATCAAATGCTTCAAAATAATGAGATGCAACAGAATGGTGAAAACCTTGCTAATCTGAAACAAATTCTTAAGAATTTAATTTATGTATCCTTAGATCAGGAAGAAGTATTAAATTTGACTGTCGATCTTGATGTAAATGATCCGCTACTTGGTGTGGTTCAAAACAGACAGGATTTGTTATTGGAGCAGTCTAAAGTGATAGAAGACTCGCTTTATGCTCTGGCATCACGGACCCCCGCTGTTAATTCGAAGATTAGTAGCGAGCTTCTGAAAATCGATTATTCGATTCACCAAACGATTAACGACTTGAAAGAGGGTTTAATCAATAATGTACCGAAACTCCAACAAAATACAATCACTGCCTATAACGAACTAGCGCTTCTGTTAAACGAGGCGTTGGAAAATATTGAGAAGGCAATGGCAAATGCTATGCCGGGTGATCAGGAATGTGATAAACCTGGTCAGGGTGGTAAAAGTTCTATGAAAAAATTGCAGGATGCACAACAGTCCTTAAAAGATCAGCTCCAACGAATGATTGAAGGATTGAAGAATGGAGAAAACGGGCAACTTGATCAGCAGATCGGAAAATCTTTGATTCAGCAGGAAATGATGAAACAGATGATTTCTGACTTGATGATGGACGATGGGATCGGAAGCTCTGCAAAAGAGCAACTTAGAGTGATTGAACAGTTAATTGAACAAAATAGACTTGATTTAATTCAAAAAAATATATCGGATAACATGATTGCCCGTCAAAATTTGATTCTCGATCGGTTATTGAAGGCCGAAAAGTCTGAAAGGGAGAGAGACCTCGATGATCAGAGGGAGTCAAAAACGGCAGATCAGATTTTTTACAGTAACCCCGAATTAATTTTCGAGTATAACCCCAAAGAGAAAAATAATTTGGATGGTATCATGTATAATGATTTCCGGTTGCGCAAGTTTTATGAAGAGAAGTTCAGAAGCTACATTAATAAGGTAAATCAGAAAGATTGA
- the rsgA gene encoding ribosome small subunit-dependent GTPase A, whose protein sequence is MNKGIVIKSTGSWYSVKSESGQTIECKIKGNFRIKDIKSTNPIAVGDHVEFRLDDQEGDDTTKPVGLITEIADRKNYIVRKAPNLSKQSHIIAANIDQAFLVVTINYPITTPTFVDRFLASAEAYRIPCTLIFNKIDRFNKEQTAHLDELIETYQAIGYRCLKTSTKKNIGLDTLKGWMTNKINVFSGHSGVGKSSLINKIEPTLNLKTKEISEYHLSGMHTTTFSEMFELSFGGYIIDTPGIKGFGMLDMEKSEIGHYFPEIFQRLENCQYYNCTHTHEPGCAVKKAVIENEIAESRYYSYLGLLEADEKYRN, encoded by the coding sequence GTGAACAAAGGCATTGTCATAAAATCAACCGGTAGTTGGTACAGTGTGAAATCCGAGTCCGGACAAACTATCGAATGCAAAATCAAAGGGAATTTTCGCATCAAAGATATTAAAAGTACCAACCCAATCGCAGTAGGTGATCATGTAGAGTTCCGCCTCGATGATCAGGAAGGAGATGATACGACCAAACCCGTCGGTTTGATTACGGAAATTGCTGACCGTAAAAACTACATTGTGCGCAAAGCTCCCAACCTCTCCAAACAATCTCACATCATCGCGGCAAACATCGATCAGGCGTTCCTGGTGGTCACAATCAACTACCCGATTACCACTCCTACATTTGTAGACCGATTTTTAGCTTCAGCAGAAGCCTACAGAATACCTTGCACATTGATTTTCAATAAAATAGACCGTTTCAACAAAGAACAAACAGCCCATTTAGACGAATTGATCGAAACCTACCAGGCAATTGGCTACCGATGCCTGAAAACTTCAACTAAAAAGAATATCGGTTTGGATACCTTGAAAGGTTGGATGACAAATAAAATCAATGTTTTCTCCGGCCACTCCGGTGTAGGCAAATCTTCGCTGATTAATAAAATTGAACCAACCTTAAATCTGAAGACGAAAGAAATTTCAGAATACCATCTCTCAGGGATGCATACCACAACTTTCTCGGAAATGTTCGAATTGAGTTTTGGCGGCTACATTATCGACACTCCCGGGATAAAAGGATTCGGGATGTTGGATATGGAAAAATCGGAAATTGGCCATTACTTCCCAGAAATTTTCCAGCGCCTCGAAAATTGTCAATACTATAATTGCACCCATACACACGAACCAGGTTGCGCGGTCAAAAAAGCGGTGATTGAAAATGAAATTGCAGAGAGTCGTTACTATTCTTACCTCGGTTTACTCGAAGCAGACGAAAAATACAGAAATTGA